A part of Pararoseomonas sp. SCSIO 73927 genomic DNA contains:
- the ribB gene encoding 3,4-dihydroxy-2-butanone-4-phosphate synthase, translated as MNVQAVKTNFSDFISPTEELLEEARRGRMFILVDDEDRENEGDLVIPAQFATPDAVNFMARHARGLICLAMTRHRVEQLGLPLMAQSNGTRHQTAFTVSIEARDGVTTGISAADRARTVTVAINPEMGREHIVTPGHVFPLVAREGGTLVRAGHTEAAVDFSRLAGLNPAGVICEIMNEDGSMARMPDLVAFAQHHGLKLGTIADLIAHRRRTERLVRRVEEGTLEDAPGGPWRVAIFANTLEYGEHVALVKGDLTRPGPVPVRVHAVNLLSDITGRNGPKDLHDAMEEIARAGRGVVVLIRDVKADALSARVRAGREKAPPELRDYGIGAQILADLGVREMILLSNHPRPVVGLEGYGLTITEIRPIGDAS; from the coding sequence ATGAACGTGCAGGCCGTGAAGACGAACTTCTCCGACTTCATCTCCCCCACGGAGGAGCTGCTGGAGGAGGCGCGGCGCGGCCGCATGTTCATCCTGGTCGATGACGAGGACCGGGAGAACGAGGGCGACCTGGTGATCCCCGCCCAGTTCGCCACGCCGGACGCGGTGAACTTCATGGCCCGCCACGCGCGCGGCCTGATCTGCCTGGCGATGACGCGGCACCGGGTGGAGCAGCTCGGCCTGCCGCTGATGGCGCAGAGCAACGGCACGCGGCACCAGACGGCCTTCACCGTCTCCATCGAGGCGCGGGACGGCGTGACGACCGGCATCTCGGCGGCCGACCGGGCGCGGACGGTCACGGTGGCCATCAACCCGGAGATGGGGCGCGAGCACATCGTCACACCCGGCCACGTCTTCCCGCTGGTGGCGCGCGAGGGCGGCACGCTGGTGCGGGCCGGCCACACGGAGGCGGCGGTGGACTTCTCGCGCCTCGCCGGCCTGAACCCCGCGGGCGTGATCTGCGAGATCATGAACGAGGACGGCTCCATGGCCCGGATGCCGGACCTGGTGGCCTTCGCCCAGCACCACGGCCTGAAGCTCGGCACCATCGCCGACCTCATCGCCCATCGCCGCCGGACGGAGCGGCTGGTGCGGCGCGTGGAGGAGGGCACCCTGGAGGACGCGCCGGGCGGCCCCTGGCGGGTGGCGATCTTCGCCAACACCCTGGAGTACGGGGAGCATGTGGCGCTGGTGAAGGGCGACCTGACCCGGCCCGGGCCGGTGCCGGTCCGCGTCCACGCGGTGAATCTCCTCTCCGACATCACCGGGCGGAACGGGCCCAAGGACCTGCACGACGCGATGGAGGAGATCGCGCGCGCCGGGCGCGGCGTGGTGGTGCTGATCCGGGACGTGAAGGCGGACGCGCTCTCCGCCCGCGTGCGGGCCGGGCGCGAGAAGGCGCCGCCGGAATTGCGGGATTACGGCATCGGCGCCCAGATCCTGGCCGACCTCGGGGTGCGGGAGATGATCCTCCTCTCCAACCACCCCCGCCCCGTGGTGGGCCTCGAGGGCTATGGCCTAACCATCACCGAGATCCGCCCGATCGGAGACGCCTCTTGA
- a CDS encoding riboflavin synthase, producing the protein MFTGIVTAIGRISRLSPIGAGQDMRVGIATPAGWLDGVAIGASICCSGCCLTVVALETDLFEVEISAESLSRTTLSGWREGASINLERSLKMGDEMGGHVVSGHVDGVAEVLSVVPENGSHRWTFRLPPQLARFVAEKGSIAIDGVSLTVNAVEGTDFGVNLIPHTTEVTALGALAPGARVNIEIDMLARYVARLREFEGRETGA; encoded by the coding sequence TTGTTCACCGGCATCGTCACCGCGATCGGCAGGATCAGCCGCCTCTCCCCTATCGGGGCGGGGCAGGACATGCGCGTCGGCATCGCCACCCCCGCCGGGTGGCTGGACGGGGTGGCGATCGGTGCCTCCATCTGCTGCTCCGGCTGCTGCCTGACCGTCGTGGCGCTGGAGACCGACCTGTTCGAGGTGGAGATCTCCGCCGAGAGCCTGTCCCGCACCACCCTGTCCGGCTGGCGCGAGGGGGCGTCCATCAACCTCGAGCGCTCCCTCAAAATGGGCGACGAGATGGGCGGCCACGTCGTCTCCGGCCATGTGGACGGGGTGGCGGAGGTGCTCTCCGTGGTGCCGGAGAACGGGTCCCACCGCTGGACCTTCCGCCTGCCGCCGCAGCTGGCCCGCTTCGTGGCGGAGAAGGGCAGTATCGCCATCGACGGCGTCTCCCTCACCGTGAACGCGGTGGAGGGAACGGATTTCGGGGTCAACCTCATCCCCCACACGACGGAGGTCACCGCCCTCGGCGCCCTCGCGCCGGGCGCGCGGGTGAACATCGAGATCGACATGCTGGCCCGCTACGTCGCGCGGCTTCGCGAGTTCGAGGGGCGGGAGACCGGGGCATGA
- the ribD gene encoding bifunctional diaminohydroxyphosphoribosylaminopyrimidine deaminase/5-amino-6-(5-phosphoribosylamino)uracil reductase RibD — MSDRAHMFAALALAARGLGNTWPNPSVGCVIVREGRVVGRGHTRPGGRPHAETEALRAAGEAARGATAYVTLEPCCHWGRTPPCTDALIAAGVSRVVVALRDPDPRVDGVGLQRLRDAGIEVEVGLLEEEARRVNAGFLKRFERGLPMVTVKLATTMDGRIATRTGESQWITGPEARRLAHALRGSHDAVMAGSGTLLADDPELTCRLPGYAPVPTVRVIADARLRTPLGARLFNTEAPAWIATAPGHDPASLAALEQRGAELIDVPSAPEGGLEPEALLRALARKGVTRLLVEGGAALAASLLRAGLVDRIAWFTAPSLIGGDGRAGLDSLGVDHLATMPRLRITGRRPAGDCVLVEADLLPGAAAPG; from the coding sequence GTGTCTGACCGCGCCCACATGTTCGCGGCCCTGGCCTTGGCGGCGCGGGGCCTGGGGAACACCTGGCCCAACCCCTCCGTCGGCTGCGTCATCGTGCGGGAGGGGAGGGTGGTCGGGCGCGGCCACACGCGCCCGGGCGGGCGGCCGCACGCCGAGACCGAGGCCCTGCGCGCCGCCGGGGAGGCCGCGCGCGGCGCCACCGCCTACGTCACCCTGGAACCCTGCTGCCACTGGGGCCGAACGCCCCCCTGCACCGATGCCCTGATCGCCGCCGGCGTCTCCCGCGTGGTCGTCGCGCTGCGCGACCCGGACCCGCGGGTGGACGGGGTAGGGCTGCAGCGGCTGCGGGACGCCGGGATCGAGGTGGAAGTCGGGCTGCTCGAGGAGGAGGCGCGGCGCGTGAACGCCGGCTTCCTCAAGCGCTTCGAGCGGGGCCTGCCGATGGTGACGGTGAAGCTGGCCACCACGATGGACGGCCGCATCGCCACCCGCACCGGGGAGAGCCAGTGGATCACGGGCCCCGAGGCCCGGCGCCTCGCCCACGCCCTGCGAGGGAGCCACGACGCGGTGATGGCGGGCAGCGGCACCCTCCTGGCGGACGACCCGGAGCTCACCTGCCGCCTGCCCGGCTACGCCCCCGTGCCGACGGTGCGGGTGATCGCCGATGCGCGGCTCCGCACCCCGCTCGGCGCCCGGCTGTTCAACACCGAGGCGCCGGCCTGGATCGCCACCGCCCCTGGCCACGACCCGGCCTCCCTGGCGGCGCTGGAGCAGCGCGGGGCGGAGCTCATCGACGTGCCCAGCGCGCCGGAGGGCGGGCTGGAGCCGGAGGCGCTGCTGCGCGCCCTGGCCCGGAAGGGAGTCACGAGACTGCTCGTGGAGGGCGGGGCGGCGCTGGCCGCCTCCCTGCTCCGGGCGGGGCTGGTGGACCGGATCGCCTGGTTCACCGCGCCCTCCCTCATCGGCGGAGATGGCCGGGCGGGGCTGGACTCCCTCGGCGTGGACCATCTGGCCACCATGCCCAGGCTCCGCATCACCGGGCGGCGTCCGGCCGGGGATTGCGTGCTGGTCGAGGCCGATCTGCTGCCAGGGGCCGCCGCGCCGGGCTGA
- the nrdR gene encoding transcriptional regulator NrdR yields the protein MRCPFCQSEDTQVKDSRPAEDGSAIRRRRSCNACGARFTTFERVQLRELTVLKSDGRRVPFDREKLARSIRVALRKRPVDAEKVERIVSSIQRRLESDGAEEITSKAIGQRVMEVLRELDPVAYVRFASVYQNFRDAEDFHAFLGSLDNAG from the coding sequence ATGCGCTGCCCCTTCTGCCAGTCCGAGGACACGCAGGTGAAGGACAGCCGTCCGGCGGAGGACGGCTCGGCCATCCGCCGCCGCCGCTCCTGCAATGCCTGCGGCGCCCGCTTCACCACCTTCGAGCGGGTGCAGCTGCGCGAGCTGACGGTTCTGAAGTCCGACGGGCGGCGCGTGCCCTTCGACCGGGAGAAGCTGGCCCGCTCCATCCGCGTCGCGCTCCGCAAGCGCCCGGTGGACGCGGAGAAGGTCGAGCGCATCGTCTCCTCCATCCAGCGCCGGCTGGAATCGGACGGGGCGGAGGAGATCACCTCCAAGGCCATCGGCCAGCGGGTGATGGAGGTGCTGCGGGAACTGGACCCCGTGGCCTATGTGCGCTTCGCCAGCGTGTACCAGAACTTCCGGGACGCAGAGGACTTCCACGCCTTCCTCGGCTCCCTGGACAACGCCGGGTAA
- the glyA gene encoding serine hydroxymethyltransferase, which produces MNDLSPTASTDRFFNAPLAEIDPEIADIISRELVRQQDGIELIASENIVSRAVLEAQGSVLTNKYAEGLPGKRYYGGCEVVDLAETLAIERAKKLFGCGYANVQPHSGASANAAVFFALLQPGDTFMGLDLAAGGHLSHGSPVNLSGKWFKVAPYTVRREDQRIDMEEVARIARESRPKLIIAGGSAYAREWDFPRFREIADEVGALFLVDMAHFAGLVAGGVHSSPFPHAHVVTTTTHKTLRGPRGGLILTNDEAIAKKLNSAVFPGTQGGPLMHVIAGKAVALGEALRPEFRTYARAVADNARALAAELLEQGFGLVTGGTDNHLVLVDLRPKNLTGKAAEAALGRAHLTVNKNAIPFDPEKPFVTSGVRLGSPAATSRGFGEAEFREVGRLIGQVLDGLSRSNSPEGNEAAERAAGEAVQALCARFPIYRG; this is translated from the coding sequence ATGAACGATCTCTCCCCCACCGCCAGCACGGACCGCTTCTTCAACGCCCCCCTGGCCGAGATTGACCCGGAGATCGCGGACATCATCTCCCGCGAGCTGGTGCGCCAGCAGGACGGGATCGAGCTGATCGCCTCCGAGAACATCGTCTCCCGCGCCGTGCTGGAGGCGCAGGGCTCGGTCCTGACGAACAAGTACGCGGAAGGCCTGCCGGGCAAGCGCTACTACGGCGGCTGCGAGGTGGTGGACCTCGCCGAGACGCTGGCGATCGAGCGGGCCAAGAAGCTCTTCGGCTGCGGCTACGCGAATGTGCAGCCCCATTCCGGCGCCTCCGCCAACGCGGCGGTGTTCTTCGCCCTGCTGCAGCCCGGCGACACCTTCATGGGCCTGGACCTCGCCGCCGGCGGGCACCTCTCCCACGGCTCCCCGGTCAACCTCTCCGGCAAGTGGTTCAAGGTCGCGCCCTACACGGTGCGGCGCGAGGACCAGCGGATCGACATGGAGGAGGTGGCCCGCATCGCGCGGGAGAGCCGCCCGAAGCTCATCATCGCCGGCGGCTCCGCCTATGCCCGGGAGTGGGACTTCCCGCGCTTCCGCGAGATCGCGGACGAGGTGGGCGCCCTGTTCCTGGTGGACATGGCCCATTTTGCCGGGCTGGTGGCGGGCGGCGTCCACTCCTCGCCCTTCCCGCACGCGCACGTGGTGACCACCACCACCCACAAGACCCTGCGCGGCCCCCGCGGTGGCCTCATCCTGACGAATGACGAGGCGATCGCCAAGAAGCTGAACTCGGCCGTCTTCCCGGGGACCCAGGGCGGGCCGCTGATGCACGTCATTGCCGGCAAGGCCGTGGCGCTGGGCGAGGCGCTGCGCCCGGAGTTCCGCACCTATGCCCGCGCGGTGGCGGACAACGCCCGCGCCCTGGCAGCGGAGCTGCTGGAGCAGGGCTTCGGCCTCGTGACCGGCGGCACGGACAACCACCTCGTGCTGGTGGACCTGCGCCCGAAGAACCTGACGGGCAAGGCGGCCGAGGCCGCGCTGGGCCGCGCCCACCTGACGGTGAACAAGAACGCCATCCCCTTCGACCCGGAGAAGCCCTTCGTCACCTCCGGCGTGCGCCTGGGCTCCCCCGCCGCCACCTCCCGCGGCTTCGGGGAGGCGGAGTTCCGCGAGGTCGGGCGCCTGATCGGCCAGGTGCTGGACGGCCTCTCCCGCTCCAACTCGCCGGAGGGGAACGAGGCCGCGGAGCGGGCGGCCGGGGAGGCGGTGCAGGCCCTCTGCGCCCGCTTCCCGATCTACCGCGGCTGA
- the rpiB gene encoding ribose 5-phosphate isomerase B, whose product MTAPLTIAVGADHAGLALKATLRQALEEAGHSVLDMGTHGTESVDYPDFGQAVAEAVGAGRARYGVLVCGTGIGISIAANRTPGIRCALVHDVTGARLSREHNDANVIAFGARMTGPEPALEALRAFLATPYAGGRHDRRVLKLSPDWTRTP is encoded by the coding sequence ATGACTGCCCCCCTGACCATCGCCGTCGGCGCCGACCACGCCGGCCTGGCGCTCAAGGCCACCCTCCGCCAGGCGCTGGAGGAAGCGGGCCATTCCGTGCTCGACATGGGAACCCACGGCACAGAGAGCGTGGATTACCCGGATTTCGGCCAGGCCGTTGCCGAGGCCGTGGGCGCCGGTCGCGCCCGCTACGGCGTGCTCGTCTGCGGCACGGGGATTGGCATCTCCATCGCCGCCAACCGCACCCCGGGCATCCGCTGCGCCCTGGTGCACGACGTGACGGGCGCCCGCCTGTCCCGCGAGCACAACGACGCCAACGTCATCGCCTTCGGCGCCCGCATGACCGGCCCGGAGCCGGCGCTGGAAGCTCTGCGCGCCTTCCTCGCCACCCCCTATGCCGGCGGCCGCCATGACCGCCGGGTCCTGAAGCTCTCCCCGGACTGGACCCGCACGCCATGA
- a CDS encoding dienelactone hydrolase family protein, with amino-acid sequence MPAAAAESVSIPGPGGVALRGLLVRPAGGAPGIPVVALHGCGGLGGPGTPPSLPAREADWAARLSALGHPVLFPDSFGSRGVTQVCSGGEKGILPETTRRADAHAAAAWAGAQPWAAPGGAFLMGWSHGGSTALTAIAAPVPPGLLRGAVALYPGCARPGQPPPPWRPAAPVLMLLGGADDWTPSGPCRLAAERARPAPVELVEYPGAAHGFDQPAMPPRTLSGLDMTARGDGTARMGTDEAARADALRRVPAFLAAHGGPDRRD; translated from the coding sequence ATGCCCGCCGCTGCCGCCGAGAGCGTCTCCATCCCCGGCCCGGGCGGGGTGGCGCTGCGCGGGCTGCTGGTGCGCCCGGCCGGCGGCGCGCCGGGTATCCCGGTCGTCGCCCTGCACGGCTGCGGCGGGCTGGGCGGGCCGGGCACCCCGCCCTCCCTCCCGGCGCGGGAGGCGGACTGGGCGGCGCGGCTGTCGGCGCTGGGCCACCCCGTCCTCTTCCCCGACAGCTTCGGCAGCCGCGGCGTCACCCAGGTCTGCTCCGGCGGGGAGAAGGGCATCCTGCCCGAGACCACCCGGCGGGCCGACGCCCATGCCGCCGCCGCCTGGGCGGGCGCCCAGCCCTGGGCCGCGCCCGGCGGGGCCTTCCTGATGGGCTGGTCCCACGGCGGCAGCACGGCCCTGACCGCGATCGCCGCGCCGGTGCCGCCCGGCCTGCTGCGCGGCGCGGTGGCCCTCTATCCCGGCTGCGCGCGGCCGGGGCAGCCGCCGCCGCCCTGGCGCCCCGCCGCCCCCGTGCTGATGCTGCTGGGCGGCGCCGACGACTGGACCCCGTCCGGCCCTTGCCGACTGGCCGCGGAGCGCGCCCGGCCGGCCCCGGTGGAGCTGGTGGAGTACCCCGGCGCCGCCCACGGCTTCGATCAACCGGCCATGCCCCCGCGCACCTTGTCCGGACTGGACATGACAGCCCGCGGGGACGGCACGGCCCGGATGGGCACGGACGAGGCGGCCCGGGCCGACGCGCTGCGCCGCGTCCCCGCCTTCCTGGCCGCGCATGGCGGACCCGACCGCAGGGATTAG
- the hemB gene encoding porphobilinogen synthase: protein MQHAPFPTGRPRRNRLDDSTRRLVAENRLSVDDLIWPIFITEGQNQRQSVASMPGVERVSLDLLADHVGPAAELGIPAIALFPVTPPEKKDAEGTEAKNPENLMCRAARMLTRDFPGLALVGDVALDPYTDHGHDGVIRDGYVHNDESLEVLVAQAVVQAEAGIGIIAPSDMMDGRVGRIRAALDERALIHTRIMSYSAKYASAFYGPFRDAVGSGGALKGDKKTYQMNPANSDEALREVAGDLAEGADMVMVKPGMPYLDIIRRVKDEFRVPVFAYQVSGEYAMIQAAARNGWLDGERAMMESLMAFRRAGADGVLTYFAVEAARRLRAG from the coding sequence ATGCAGCACGCCCCCTTCCCCACCGGCCGCCCCCGCCGCAACCGCCTGGACGATTCCACCCGCCGCCTGGTGGCGGAGAACCGGCTCTCGGTGGACGACCTGATCTGGCCGATCTTCATCACGGAAGGGCAGAACCAGCGGCAGTCCGTGGCCTCCATGCCGGGGGTGGAGCGGGTCTCGCTGGACCTGCTGGCCGACCATGTCGGCCCGGCGGCGGAGCTGGGCATCCCCGCCATCGCCCTCTTCCCCGTGACGCCGCCGGAGAAGAAGGATGCCGAGGGGACGGAGGCGAAGAACCCGGAGAACCTGATGTGCCGCGCCGCGCGGATGCTGACGCGGGACTTCCCAGGCCTGGCGCTGGTGGGGGACGTGGCGCTGGATCCCTACACGGACCACGGCCATGACGGCGTGATCCGCGACGGCTACGTCCACAACGACGAGAGCCTCGAGGTCCTCGTCGCCCAGGCCGTGGTGCAGGCCGAGGCCGGGATCGGCATCATCGCCCCCTCGGACATGATGGATGGCCGCGTGGGCCGCATCCGCGCCGCGCTGGACGAGCGGGCGCTGATCCACACGCGGATCATGTCCTACTCCGCCAAGTACGCCTCCGCCTTCTACGGCCCGTTCCGGGACGCGGTGGGATCGGGCGGCGCGCTGAAGGGGGACAAGAAGACCTACCAGATGAACCCCGCCAATTCCGACGAGGCGCTGCGCGAGGTGGCGGGCGACCTGGCGGAAGGGGCGGACATGGTGATGGTGAAGCCGGGCATGCCGTATCTCGACATCATCCGCCGCGTGAAGGACGAGTTCCGCGTGCCGGTCTTCGCCTATCAGGTGAGCGGCGAGTACGCGATGATCCAAGCCGCCGCGCGCAACGGCTGGCTGGACGGCGAGCGCGCGATGATGGAGAGCCTGATGGCGTTCCGCCGCGCGGGCGCGGACGGCGTGCTGACCTATTTCGCGGTGGAGGCCGCGAGGCGGCTGCGCGCCGGCTGA
- a CDS encoding alpha/beta hydrolase, whose translation MNNLSRRGALMLPLGLTALTAACAQPPAGTTMPADPSGRADPEMRALLETFGRLDPRPIETLSAADARRQPSMADAVRARALELANTNPQRVIGSQQDMTLNTVPNPLIARLYRPIVNYAGPVPLIVYFHGGGWVIADIDTYDAGARALCVESAAMVLSINYRQGPEVRFPGAHDDANVAYAWAVRNAASINADPNKIAIAGESAGGNLALNAAIYARDAGLPAPKAVAAIYPVGGVDLNTASYQQFANAKPLNKPMIEWFVRNYTRGPQDLQDPRLDLIGKADLSRLPPVVIVNAEIDPLADDGVRLERKLRDAGTPVIQRTYPGVTHEFFGADAVLTKAKEAQTFVGAQMRQAFDAPARPAAAPARGRRPAPRPAM comes from the coding sequence ATGAACAACCTGTCCCGCCGCGGAGCGCTGATGCTGCCGCTGGGCCTTACCGCCCTGACCGCGGCCTGCGCACAGCCCCCTGCCGGGACCACGATGCCTGCCGATCCTTCCGGCCGCGCCGACCCGGAGATGCGCGCCCTGCTGGAGACCTTCGGCCGCCTCGACCCCCGCCCGATCGAGACGCTGAGCGCCGCCGATGCGCGCCGCCAGCCCTCCATGGCGGATGCCGTTCGGGCCCGCGCGCTGGAGCTGGCGAACACGAACCCGCAGCGCGTGATCGGCAGCCAGCAGGACATGACGCTGAACACCGTGCCGAACCCGCTGATCGCGCGGCTCTACCGCCCGATCGTGAACTACGCCGGCCCCGTGCCACTGATCGTCTACTTCCACGGCGGCGGCTGGGTGATCGCGGACATCGACACCTACGATGCCGGAGCCCGCGCCCTCTGCGTGGAGTCAGCCGCGATGGTGCTCTCCATCAACTACCGCCAGGGCCCCGAGGTCCGCTTCCCCGGCGCGCATGACGACGCCAACGTCGCCTATGCCTGGGCCGTGCGGAACGCCGCCTCCATCAACGCCGACCCCAACAAGATCGCCATCGCCGGCGAGAGCGCGGGCGGCAACCTCGCCCTCAATGCCGCCATCTACGCCCGCGACGCCGGGCTGCCCGCGCCGAAGGCCGTGGCCGCCATCTACCCCGTGGGCGGCGTGGACCTGAACACCGCGTCCTACCAGCAGTTCGCGAACGCCAAGCCACTGAACAAGCCGATGATCGAGTGGTTCGTGCGGAACTACACCCGCGGCCCGCAGGACCTGCAGGACCCGCGGCTGGACCTGATCGGCAAGGCCGATCTCTCCCGCCTGCCGCCGGTGGTGATCGTCAACGCCGAGATCGACCCGCTGGCCGATGACGGCGTGCGGCTGGAGAGGAAACTGCGCGACGCCGGCACGCCGGTGATCCAGCGCACCTACCCCGGCGTCACGCACGAGTTCTTCGGCGCCGACGCCGTGCTGACGAAGGCGAAGGAGGCGCAGACCTTCGTTGGCGCCCAGATGCGCCAGGCCTTCGATGCCCCGGCCCGGCCGGCCGCCGCCCCGGCGCGCGGCCGCCGCCCGGCACCCCGCCCGGCGATGTAG
- a CDS encoding alpha/beta hydrolase, which yields MASPEGLRPLSPATGQFRCGIGPFKAMLRWVEWGPPDGMPVVCVHGLTRNGRDFDALAMRLAARGRRVICPDVFGRGNSDWLPDGKLYNVPTYALAFQAFLAHLPKPYDWVGTSMGGLIGMAVGAVPGISPRRIVLNDVGPFLPARALGRIAAYLALRHDFATLEEVETHLRLVHAAFGELPDAAWRHMAETSSRRTPEGRLVMHYDPAIAAPVLGAPVVDVDLWPVWRALGQPVLVIRGAESDLLDEATAAAMAAREATRLTVFPRCGHAPALIDADQTGAVADFLS from the coding sequence ATGGCATCGCCTGAGGGGCTCCGCCCCCTCTCACCAGCAACGGGCCAGTTCCGCTGCGGCATCGGCCCCTTCAAGGCGATGCTGCGCTGGGTGGAGTGGGGACCGCCGGACGGAATGCCCGTGGTCTGCGTCCACGGGCTGACGCGCAACGGCCGGGACTTCGACGCCCTGGCGATGCGCCTCGCCGCCCGAGGCCGCCGGGTCATCTGCCCGGACGTCTTCGGGCGCGGCAACAGCGACTGGCTGCCGGACGGCAAGCTCTACAACGTGCCGACCTATGCGCTCGCATTCCAGGCGTTCCTGGCCCATCTGCCCAAGCCCTATGACTGGGTTGGCACCTCCATGGGCGGGCTGATCGGCATGGCGGTCGGCGCCGTCCCCGGTATCTCGCCGCGCCGCATCGTGCTGAACGATGTCGGCCCCTTCCTGCCCGCCCGTGCGCTGGGGCGGATCGCGGCCTACCTCGCCCTTCGGCACGACTTCGCCACTTTGGAGGAGGTGGAGACCCATCTCCGCCTTGTCCACGCCGCCTTCGGCGAGCTGCCCGACGCTGCCTGGCGCCACATGGCCGAGACGAGCAGCCGCCGCACGCCGGAGGGGCGGCTGGTGATGCACTACGATCCCGCCATCGCCGCGCCGGTGCTCGGCGCGCCCGTCGTGGACGTGGATCTCTGGCCGGTCTGGCGGGCGCTGGGCCAGCCGGTCCTCGTCATCCGCGGCGCGGAGAGCGACCTGCTGGACGAGGCCACTGCCGCCGCCATGGCCGCCCGCGAGGCCACGCGCCTGACCGTCTTCCCCCGCTGCGGCCACGCCCCGGCGCTGATCGACGCCGACCAGACGGGCGCGGTGGCCGACTTCCTTTCGTAA
- a CDS encoding CaiB/BaiF CoA-transferase family protein, with translation MSALPPGALNGLKVLDLTRVLAGPTCTQMLGDLGAEVIKIERPGAGDDTRGFAPPYVPNTGESAYFVGVNRNKKSVTLDIAKPEGQAVIHRLLGECDILVENFKVGALAKYGLGWEDLKDRYPRLIYCSITGFGQTGPYAPRPGYDALIQAMGGVMSITGEIEGEPQKVGVPVADLFSGLYGCIGILAAVNHRHATGQGQRIDIGMLDTGVAWLANQASNFLATGENPKRLGNQHPNIVPYQVFPTQDGYIVLSVGNDPTFERFCKLTGQEALLADERFATNAARVGNRQLVTDTLTPVMQTRTTKDWVAALEAAKIGCGPINTLKDVFEDPQVQARGVVVEMDHASGERVKVIANPVRLSATPPGYRSAAPVLGQHTEEVLKGLGMGAEEIAKLRADGIA, from the coding sequence ATGTCCGCACTGCCCCCAGGCGCGCTCAACGGGCTGAAGGTGCTCGACCTCACCCGCGTTCTCGCCGGGCCCACCTGCACGCAGATGCTCGGCGACCTCGGTGCGGAGGTGATCAAGATCGAGCGGCCCGGCGCCGGCGACGACACGCGCGGCTTCGCCCCACCCTACGTGCCGAATACCGGGGAGAGCGCCTACTTCGTCGGCGTGAATCGCAACAAGAAATCCGTCACGCTGGACATTGCGAAGCCCGAGGGGCAGGCGGTGATCCACCGGCTGCTCGGCGAGTGCGACATCCTCGTGGAGAACTTCAAGGTCGGCGCGCTGGCGAAGTACGGGCTGGGCTGGGAGGACCTGAAGGACCGCTACCCCCGGCTGATCTACTGCTCCATCACCGGCTTCGGGCAGACCGGCCCCTATGCCCCGCGCCCGGGCTATGACGCGCTGATCCAGGCCATGGGCGGCGTGATGTCCATCACCGGCGAGATCGAGGGCGAGCCGCAGAAGGTGGGCGTGCCCGTGGCGGACCTCTTCTCCGGCCTCTACGGCTGCATCGGCATCCTCGCCGCGGTGAACCACCGCCACGCGACGGGGCAGGGGCAGAGGATCGACATCGGCATGCTCGACACGGGCGTCGCCTGGCTGGCGAACCAAGCCTCCAACTTCCTCGCCACCGGCGAGAACCCGAAGCGCCTGGGCAACCAGCACCCGAACATCGTGCCGTATCAGGTCTTCCCGACGCAGGATGGCTACATCGTCCTCTCCGTCGGCAACGACCCGACCTTCGAGCGCTTCTGCAAGCTGACGGGGCAGGAGGCTCTGCTGGCGGATGAGCGCTTCGCCACCAACGCCGCCCGCGTGGGCAACCGCCAGCTGGTCACGGACACGCTGACGCCCGTGATGCAGACCCGCACCACGAAGGATTGGGTGGCAGCGCTGGAGGCGGCGAAGATCGGCTGTGGCCCGATCAACACGCTGAAGGACGTGTTCGAGGACCCGCAGGTGCAGGCGCGCGGCGTGGTGGTGGAGATGGATCACGCGAGCGGCGAACGGGTGAAGGTCATCGCCAACCCCGTGCGCCTCTCCGCCACCCCGCCGGGCTACCGCAGCGCCGCCCCGGTGCTGGGCCAGCACACGGAGGAGGTGCTCAAGGGCCTTGGCATGGGCGCGGAGGAGATCGCGAAGCTCCGGGCCGATGGCATCGCCTGA